The following proteins come from a genomic window of Mycobacterium sp. DL:
- a CDS encoding Gfo/Idh/MocA family oxidoreductase: MSERLRIGVLGASRIAESAIVVPARELGHRLVAVAARDPQRATVFAEKYGVERVLSSYQDVVSDPEVDVVYNPLANSLHAPWNLAAVAAGKPVLTEKPFARDRDEAQRVADAADSAGVTVMEGFHYLFHPVTRRCLELADDGTLGELRRIEVRMGMPAPQPDDPRWSLELAGGALMDLGCYGLHLLRRFGTPTIVRATAGHRDPTDVDVDAWCDVDVEFDSGVTGLSTNSMVAGEHFFTLKVIGTRGDAFAHNFIKPAEDDRITIRTDTGTTVEHLGRRASYTYQLEAFAAHVLHGAPLPLNNADAVANMALIDDAYRAAGMSPR, translated from the coding sequence GTGAGCGAGCGCCTGCGGATCGGGGTGCTCGGCGCCTCCCGCATCGCCGAGTCCGCGATCGTCGTCCCCGCCCGGGAACTGGGCCACCGACTGGTTGCGGTGGCGGCCCGTGACCCGCAGCGCGCCACCGTGTTCGCCGAGAAGTACGGCGTGGAACGAGTGCTTTCGTCGTATCAGGACGTGGTGAGCGACCCGGAAGTCGACGTCGTCTACAACCCGTTGGCCAACTCGCTGCACGCGCCGTGGAACCTCGCCGCGGTGGCGGCGGGCAAACCGGTGTTGACCGAGAAACCGTTCGCGCGCGACCGCGACGAGGCGCAGCGTGTTGCGGACGCGGCTGATTCCGCCGGCGTGACGGTGATGGAGGGATTTCACTATCTCTTCCATCCCGTCACCCGACGTTGCCTCGAGTTGGCCGACGACGGCACCCTGGGCGAACTCAGGCGCATCGAGGTCCGAATGGGTATGCCCGCACCACAGCCCGACGACCCGCGGTGGTCACTGGAGCTGGCCGGCGGCGCCCTGATGGATCTCGGATGTTACGGACTGCATCTCCTGCGCCGGTTCGGGACGCCGACCATCGTGCGGGCAACGGCCGGGCATCGCGACCCGACCGATGTCGACGTGGATGCCTGGTGCGACGTCGATGTCGAGTTCGACTCCGGCGTGACGGGGTTGTCCACCAACTCGATGGTCGCCGGCGAGCACTTCTTCACCCTGAAGGTGATCGGCACCCGCGGAGATGCCTTCGCGCACAACTTCATCAAACCGGCGGAGGACGACAGGATCACCATCCGCACGGACACCGGAACGACGGTCGAGCACCTCGGTCGACGCGCGAGTTACACCTATCAGCTCGAAGCGTTTGCCGCCCATGTCCTGCACGGCGCACCGCTGCCGCTGAACAATGCCGATGCGGTCGCGAACATGGCCCTCATCGACGATGCCTACCGCGCAGCGGGGATGAGTCCGCGCTAG
- a CDS encoding sugar phosphate isomerase/epimerase, which translates to MKFAGAPISWGVCEVPGWGHQLPPELVLAEMRDVGLSATETGPQGFLPSEPEEMTALLDSYGLSCVGSFVPTVLHDAAHDPATDIAGPLDALVAGRADVLVLAAATGSEGYDSRPTLDDAQWSTLLGNLDRLSEIAAERGILAVLHPHVGTMVENHTEVQRVLDGSSIQLCLDTGHLLIGGTDPVQLARDVPSRIAHAHLKDVDAAMAARVQAGEMTYTEAVRAGIYTPLGSGDVDIAGLVTALRTNGYDGWFVMEQDTILDGEPTDEGPIRDVRASVAFLQDVCRTVGV; encoded by the coding sequence GTGAAGTTCGCAGGTGCACCGATCTCGTGGGGCGTATGCGAGGTGCCGGGCTGGGGCCATCAGTTGCCGCCGGAACTGGTGCTCGCCGAGATGCGCGACGTCGGCCTGTCAGCCACCGAAACGGGCCCGCAGGGATTCCTGCCGTCGGAGCCCGAAGAGATGACCGCACTGCTGGATTCCTACGGGTTGAGCTGTGTCGGATCGTTCGTGCCGACGGTCCTGCACGACGCCGCGCACGATCCGGCCACCGACATCGCTGGGCCACTGGACGCGTTGGTGGCGGGCCGCGCCGACGTCCTGGTACTCGCCGCAGCGACCGGGTCGGAGGGATACGACTCGCGCCCGACGCTCGACGACGCCCAGTGGTCGACCCTGCTCGGCAACCTGGACCGGCTCTCCGAGATCGCCGCCGAGCGCGGCATTCTCGCCGTGCTGCATCCACACGTCGGCACGATGGTGGAGAATCACACCGAGGTGCAGCGCGTGCTGGACGGCTCGTCGATCCAGCTGTGCCTGGACACCGGGCATCTGCTGATCGGCGGGACGGACCCGGTCCAGTTGGCGCGCGATGTGCCGAGCAGGATCGCCCACGCCCACCTCAAGGATGTCGACGCCGCGATGGCCGCGCGGGTGCAGGCCGGCGAGATGACGTACACCGAAGCCGTTCGGGCGGGGATCTACACACCGCTGGGCAGCGGTGATGTGGACATCGCCGGCCTGGTTACGGCGTTGCGCACCAACGGTTACGACGGCTGGTTCGTCATGGAGCAGGACACCATCCTCGATGGTGAACCCACAGACGAGGGTCCCATCCGCGATGTCCGCGCCAGTGTGGCGTTCCTGCAGGACGTGTGCCGCACGGTAGGAGTGTGA
- a CDS encoding (4Fe-4S)-binding protein, with product MRIAGDREICMAAGVCVMTADVVFDQDEDGIVVLLAEQVPHQSENIARNAVRMCPSGALQILAD from the coding sequence TTGAGGATCGCCGGTGATCGGGAGATCTGCATGGCCGCAGGCGTTTGTGTGATGACCGCCGATGTGGTCTTCGACCAGGACGAGGACGGCATCGTGGTGCTCCTCGCCGAGCAGGTGCCGCATCAGAGTGAGAACATCGCCCGCAACGCGGTGAGGATGTGCCCGTCCGGTGCGCTTCAGATACTCGCTGACTGA
- a CDS encoding MCE family protein, protein MNRACWRRIVVASVTVAVVMASAGCAGWQGLNSLPMPGTQGGGPGSFVIRAQLPDVNNIQPNSRVRVADVDVGTVTGIERQGWHALLTMRLNGDVVLPENSMVTIGLTSLLGSLHIELSPPTGVAPHGRLRDGSLIPLSSGGAFPSTEQTLAALSMVLNGGGLGHVQDITEAFSTAFRGREQDVRSLVGQLETFTRNVSGQTGDIIAATESLDDLVGQFAAQRPVLDHALDTIPDALAVLNGERDDLIDTADRFGTFSALTVDTVNKTKDNLVRELEDIGPVLTELADAGPSMTRALSYILTFPFPNETIEKWQRGDYANLTAIADLTLSRIDAGMFTGTRWEGDLTELELQWGRTIGQFPSPYTRANPLTVAYRWDQGP, encoded by the coding sequence ATGAACCGCGCGTGCTGGCGTCGCATCGTCGTTGCGTCTGTGACGGTCGCTGTGGTGATGGCGTCCGCCGGTTGCGCCGGCTGGCAGGGTCTGAACTCGCTGCCGATGCCCGGCACGCAGGGCGGTGGGCCCGGGTCGTTCGTGATTCGGGCGCAGCTTCCCGACGTGAACAACATCCAGCCGAATTCTCGGGTCCGGGTCGCCGACGTGGACGTCGGCACGGTGACCGGGATCGAGCGCCAGGGCTGGCACGCACTGTTGACCATGCGGCTCAACGGCGATGTGGTCCTGCCCGAGAACTCCATGGTGACAATCGGTTTGACCAGTCTGCTGGGGTCCCTGCACATCGAGTTGTCGCCACCGACGGGTGTTGCGCCGCACGGGCGTCTGCGTGACGGGTCGCTGATCCCGCTGTCGAGTGGCGGCGCGTTCCCGAGCACTGAACAGACCCTGGCGGCGCTGTCGATGGTCCTCAACGGAGGCGGACTCGGCCACGTGCAGGACATCACCGAGGCGTTCTCGACCGCGTTCCGCGGCCGGGAGCAGGACGTGCGCAGCCTGGTCGGCCAGTTGGAGACCTTCACGCGCAACGTCAGCGGCCAAACCGGCGACATCATCGCCGCCACCGAGAGTCTCGACGATCTGGTCGGGCAGTTCGCCGCGCAGCGACCGGTGCTCGACCACGCACTGGACACCATTCCCGACGCGCTGGCCGTGCTCAACGGTGAGCGAGACGATCTCATCGACACCGCCGACCGATTCGGCACATTCAGCGCGCTGACCGTTGACACCGTCAACAAGACGAAGGACAACCTGGTTAGGGAACTCGAGGACATCGGCCCGGTGTTGACGGAACTGGCCGACGCCGGTCCCAGCATGACCCGGGCGCTCTCCTACATCCTGACCTTTCCGTTCCCGAACGAGACGATCGAGAAGTGGCAGCGCGGTGACTACGCCAACCTGACCGCGATCGCCGACCTCACACTCAGCCGGATCGATGCGGGCATGTTCACCGGAACTCGCTGGGAAGGCGATCTGACCGAGCTCGAACTGCAATGGGGCCGCACCATCGGGCAGTTCCCCAGCCCCTACACCCGCGCCAATCCGTTGACCGTTGCCTACCGCTGGGATCAGGGGCCCTAG
- a CDS encoding LuxR C-terminal-related transcriptional regulator: MNGISETPSVADLAEGDHPGWASREVTESHAARRYRETFESSDVGPIDDPRTVVAEAVDAKATVVRNALEELGDEHALNALEAVLDLASLERELIEDGARRRTFALLQVQEALSKLRVVDDVATIVDRAPRELVESCGFDRAVLFRVHEGRMMMESAYFGDDSDGAEKMVAFAQSVAPPLNHMLLETEMIRRHAPAIVRDARNDPRVNRPIVDFSMTHSYVAAPVMPTGKVIGFLHADRLYSGRLVDEIDRDTVWAFAEGFGYAYERTVLLERTRRQHAEVRRALNFADEAVRALQDADLDLRKIEPVERSPAAQSLAEVQTRVLSILTRREVEVLRLMAAGRTNQQIADELVISAGTVKSHVKRVLRKLNATNRAEAASAYVRLASVPAKS, encoded by the coding sequence GTGAACGGCATCTCCGAGACCCCCTCCGTCGCCGATCTGGCCGAGGGGGATCACCCCGGTTGGGCATCGCGTGAAGTGACCGAATCCCACGCGGCCCGCCGTTATCGCGAGACGTTCGAGAGCTCGGACGTCGGCCCGATCGACGATCCGAGGACGGTGGTGGCCGAGGCGGTCGACGCGAAGGCGACCGTGGTGCGTAATGCGCTCGAGGAACTGGGCGACGAGCACGCGCTCAACGCGCTCGAGGCGGTGCTCGACCTGGCCTCGCTGGAGCGCGAACTGATCGAGGACGGTGCCCGCCGGCGCACGTTCGCGCTACTGCAGGTGCAGGAAGCGCTCAGCAAGCTGCGGGTCGTCGACGACGTGGCGACGATCGTCGACCGCGCGCCGCGCGAACTGGTCGAGTCGTGCGGCTTCGACCGCGCCGTGCTGTTCCGCGTGCACGAAGGCCGGATGATGATGGAGTCGGCGTACTTCGGTGATGACAGTGACGGTGCGGAGAAGATGGTGGCCTTCGCGCAGTCGGTGGCGCCGCCACTGAACCACATGCTGCTCGAGACGGAGATGATCCGCCGCCATGCCCCCGCGATCGTGCGTGATGCCCGCAACGACCCGCGCGTGAACCGTCCCATCGTCGACTTCTCGATGACGCACTCCTATGTGGCCGCGCCCGTGATGCCGACGGGAAAGGTGATCGGGTTCCTACACGCCGACCGGCTCTACTCGGGCCGCCTGGTCGACGAGATCGACCGGGACACGGTGTGGGCGTTCGCAGAAGGATTCGGCTACGCCTACGAACGCACGGTCCTGCTGGAGAGGACCCGCCGTCAGCACGCCGAGGTCCGGCGCGCGTTGAACTTCGCCGATGAAGCCGTGCGCGCGCTGCAGGACGCCGATCTGGATCTACGCAAGATCGAACCGGTCGAACGCAGTCCGGCCGCTCAGTCGTTGGCGGAGGTCCAGACCCGCGTGCTGTCTATTCTCACGCGCCGCGAGGTCGAAGTGCTCCGACTGATGGCTGCCGGCCGCACGAACCAACAAATCGCCGACGAACTCGTGATCTCCGCGGGCACAGTGAAATCCCATGTCAAGCGAGTTCTGCGAAAGCTGAACGCCACCAACCGGGCCGAGGCCGCGTCGGCCTACGTGCGATTGGCCAGTGTCCCGGCCAAGAGCTAG
- a CDS encoding Gfo/Idh/MocA family oxidoreductase, with translation MTTLGLIGLGRIGAFHTETLSNMPELSGLVITDERLDVVKEVAAKYGATPVDSVEKLLSSGIDGVVVAAATPAHAELTLAAVERGLPTFCEKPIASTAAESARVADIIARSGVPVQVGYQRRYDTAFAAVKRAVDGGSLGALHTVRSTTMDPAPPPMDYIKGSGGIFRDCAVHDFDVLRWVTGQEAVEVYATGSVQGDPLFTEYGDVDTAAIVVRFDGGALGVVSAARYNGRGYDCRLEVHGFDDTVVAGWDQGVPVRNGDPANDFPSGQPHHFFMDRFTEAFRTELSEFVKVVEGGPVRGATVADAVEVAWMAEAATESLRRGVPVRIEEVKK, from the coding sequence ATGACCACTCTCGGCCTCATCGGGCTCGGGCGGATCGGTGCCTTCCACACCGAGACGCTGAGCAACATGCCGGAACTGTCCGGCCTGGTGATCACCGACGAACGCCTGGATGTCGTCAAGGAGGTGGCGGCGAAATACGGTGCCACACCGGTTGACTCGGTGGAGAAGCTGCTGTCCTCGGGCATCGACGGGGTGGTGGTCGCGGCGGCCACACCGGCGCACGCGGAGCTGACCCTGGCCGCCGTCGAGCGCGGCCTGCCCACGTTCTGTGAGAAGCCGATCGCATCAACCGCAGCCGAAAGTGCCCGGGTGGCTGACATCATCGCTCGCTCAGGCGTTCCGGTCCAGGTGGGGTACCAACGCCGGTACGACACGGCGTTCGCGGCCGTCAAGCGCGCCGTCGACGGCGGCTCGCTGGGCGCGTTGCACACGGTGCGCAGCACCACGATGGACCCGGCACCCCCGCCGATGGACTACATCAAGGGCTCCGGCGGCATCTTCCGCGACTGCGCGGTTCATGATTTCGACGTGCTGCGCTGGGTCACCGGACAGGAGGCCGTCGAGGTCTATGCGACGGGCAGCGTGCAGGGCGATCCGTTGTTCACCGAGTACGGCGATGTCGACACCGCTGCCATCGTGGTGCGCTTCGACGGCGGTGCGCTCGGCGTGGTGTCGGCCGCGCGCTACAACGGCCGCGGCTACGACTGCCGGTTGGAGGTACACGGGTTCGACGACACCGTCGTCGCCGGCTGGGATCAGGGCGTTCCGGTGCGCAACGGCGATCCCGCGAATGATTTCCCGAGCGGCCAGCCCCACCACTTCTTCATGGACCGGTTCACCGAGGCGTTCCGCACCGAGCTGAGTGAGTTCGTGAAAGTCGTTGAGGGCGGCCCAGTTCGAGGCGCGACCGTTGCCGATGCGGTCGAGGTCGCGTGGATGGCGGAGGCTGCCACGGAATCCCTGCGCCGGGGTGTCCCGGTGCGCATCGAGGAGGTAAAAAAGTGA
- a CDS encoding cytochrome P450 codes for MSSTTVSALDLLSTAQGIANPYPLYEQLRPLSPVAGYRDWPPGTVPGADEAVTAWALFRYDQIFEAARDTATFSSRDPLQEASSAPSLMLVNTDPPKHEVERKLVSQAFSPRRVKRLEGWLGELVPRLLDDLGDGDVEVMEFAAEIPTRAMVRLLGLPDGDHVRFKQWANAFMLSSSLTPEERMASNEEMVTTFATRLAEHTAQLAERPPTGDVDDAQDLISALLRAEIDGQRLTPEEIVRFCVTLVVAGSETTTFLIGNLLHAMARRPEITARLRADRTLVNVFVEEAMRVDGPPQRLFRIATRDVEVGGKMIRKGEWVALFFGSANRDPEVFADPDVLDIDRPNIRQQLSMGHGLHFCLGASLARLEVVAVVNAVLDRYQTIALTDDPGTKQTASLLTHAFVRLPLHLS; via the coding sequence ATGTCATCCACCACTGTCTCGGCTCTGGATCTGCTGTCCACCGCGCAGGGCATCGCCAACCCGTACCCGCTGTACGAGCAACTACGGCCGCTGTCACCCGTGGCGGGCTATCGCGACTGGCCGCCGGGAACGGTGCCCGGTGCCGATGAGGCCGTCACGGCGTGGGCGCTCTTCCGATACGACCAGATCTTCGAGGCAGCCCGGGACACCGCGACGTTCTCCTCACGCGATCCGCTCCAGGAGGCCTCGTCGGCGCCGAGCCTGATGCTCGTCAACACCGACCCGCCGAAACACGAGGTGGAGCGGAAGCTGGTGAGCCAGGCGTTCTCGCCGCGACGGGTCAAGCGCCTCGAGGGATGGCTCGGCGAGCTGGTACCCCGGCTACTCGACGATCTGGGTGACGGTGACGTCGAGGTGATGGAGTTCGCCGCCGAGATTCCCACCCGCGCGATGGTGCGTCTGCTCGGACTGCCCGACGGTGACCACGTGCGGTTCAAGCAGTGGGCGAACGCGTTCATGCTCTCGTCGTCGCTGACACCGGAAGAACGCATGGCCAGCAACGAGGAGATGGTGACAACGTTCGCGACCCGGCTTGCCGAGCACACCGCCCAGCTGGCCGAACGCCCGCCGACCGGCGACGTCGACGATGCCCAGGATCTCATTTCGGCGCTGCTGCGCGCGGAGATCGACGGTCAACGGCTCACCCCGGAGGAGATCGTCCGGTTCTGCGTCACGCTGGTGGTCGCCGGCAGCGAGACCACGACGTTCCTGATCGGCAACCTGCTGCACGCGATGGCACGACGACCTGAGATCACCGCGCGGTTGCGCGCCGACCGAACGTTGGTGAACGTGTTCGTCGAGGAAGCGATGCGGGTGGACGGACCGCCACAGCGGCTGTTTCGCATCGCCACCCGCGACGTCGAGGTCGGCGGCAAGATGATCCGCAAGGGCGAGTGGGTGGCGCTGTTCTTCGGTTCCGCCAATCGTGACCCCGAGGTGTTCGCCGACCCCGATGTGCTCGACATCGACCGGCCCAACATCCGCCAGCAGCTGTCGATGGGGCACGGCCTGCACTTCTGCCTCGGCGCCTCCCTGGCGCGCCTGGAAGTCGTGGCCGTGGTCAACGCGGTTCTCGACCGGTATCAGACGATCGCGCTGACCGACGATCCGGGCACCAAGCAGACGGCCAGCCTGCTGACCCACGCGTTCGTCCGTCTCCCCCTGCACCTGTCATGA
- a CDS encoding MCE family protein, whose protein sequence is MRGRLRQARKALAAVLVLTLAAGVVVAARSADMVERTWVTAYFENSNGIFAGDDVRILGVPVGRVDRIEPEPTRARITFWVDHRYPVPADAKAVILSPQLVTGRAIQLTPAYTEGPVMQTGTVVGQERTAVPVEWDDVRVQLQRLTKLLEPTEPGGVSTLGSFINSAADNLRGQGANIRETVVKLSQALTTLGDHSDDIFVTFRNLSTLVSALHDSADLLEQLNQNMAAVTSLVADDPQRVARTVQDLAGVIGDVKMFADDNREAIGTTTDKLASISTVLVDSLDDLKQTLHIAPGTVANFHNIFEPANGSLTGALAVNNFANPVSFICGAIQAASRHGAEQSAKLCAQYLAPIVKNRQYNLPPIGENLLVGAQARPNEVTYSEDWMRPDPVPPAAPAELLPAEATDPDSGLHGMMVPADGEGS, encoded by the coding sequence ATGAGGGGGAGGCTGCGGCAAGCGCGCAAGGCGTTGGCTGCGGTGTTGGTGCTGACCCTGGCCGCCGGGGTGGTGGTCGCCGCCAGATCCGCAGACATGGTCGAAAGAACCTGGGTGACAGCCTATTTTGAGAACAGCAATGGCATCTTCGCCGGTGACGACGTGCGGATCCTCGGGGTGCCCGTGGGCCGTGTCGACAGGATCGAGCCGGAACCCACCCGTGCCAGGATCACCTTCTGGGTGGATCACCGCTACCCCGTCCCGGCCGACGCCAAAGCGGTGATCCTGTCTCCCCAGTTGGTGACAGGTCGGGCCATCCAGCTGACACCGGCCTACACCGAGGGGCCGGTCATGCAGACAGGTACGGTCGTCGGGCAGGAGCGGACCGCGGTTCCGGTCGAATGGGACGACGTCCGAGTTCAGTTGCAGCGCTTGACCAAACTTCTCGAGCCGACCGAACCCGGCGGAGTCAGCACCCTCGGCTCGTTCATCAACAGCGCCGCCGACAATCTCCGCGGCCAGGGCGCGAACATCCGTGAGACGGTCGTCAAGCTGTCCCAGGCGCTGACGACTCTCGGTGATCACAGCGACGACATCTTCGTCACCTTCCGCAATTTGTCGACCCTGGTCTCTGCGCTCCACGACAGTGCCGACCTCCTCGAACAGCTCAATCAGAACATGGCAGCGGTGACGTCGCTCGTGGCCGACGATCCGCAGAGGGTCGCGCGCACAGTGCAGGATCTGGCCGGGGTGATCGGCGACGTCAAGATGTTCGCAGACGACAACAGGGAGGCGATCGGCACCACGACCGACAAGCTGGCGTCCATCAGCACGGTGTTGGTCGACAGCCTCGACGATCTCAAGCAGACACTGCACATCGCTCCCGGCACGGTGGCGAACTTCCACAACATCTTCGAGCCGGCCAACGGATCGCTGACGGGTGCGCTGGCGGTGAACAACTTCGCGAACCCCGTCAGCTTCATCTGCGGAGCGATCCAGGCGGCGTCGCGGCACGGCGCCGAGCAGTCGGCGAAACTGTGTGCGCAGTATCTGGCACCCATCGTCAAGAACCGGCAGTACAACTTGCCGCCGATCGGGGAGAACCTGCTCGTCGGGGCGCAGGCCAGGCCCAACGAGGTCACCTACAGCGAGGATTGGATGCGCCCCGATCCTGTACCGCCCGCTGCTCCTGCCGAACTGCTGCCCGCAGAAGCGACCGATCCCGACTCCGGCCTGCACGGGATGATGGTGCCCGCCGACGGAGAGGGCTCATGA
- a CDS encoding MlaD family protein: protein MRLDRRMQIQLVLFTIVAVVAMSVMALHFMKLPAKLFGVGRYTVTMQLAQTGGLYSGGNVTYRGTEVGRVEAVRLTPVGVEAVLSLKSGIDVPSDLQAEVHSQSAIGEQYVALLPRNGDARPLRDGDVITLADTSVPPNVNTLLADANAGLRAIPRDNLKVVIDESYTAVGGLGSELSRIVDSSTDLAIEAREHLDPLITLIDQAQPVLDSQTRTSEAIQAWASQVATVTTQLQEQDQTVARVIDDGGATADSVRQLVDRITPTLPLMLANLVSVGEVAVTYHDNIEQLLVLFPAVVSAAQAGLVANVDTKQDYRGQYLSFNLNINLPPPCTTGFLPAQQQRSAVFEDAPERPAGDLYCRVPQDSSLNVRGAHNIPCATRPGKRAPTAAMCESDETYVPLNDGYNWKGDPNATASGQPVPQLPPGTGSGPALPAAAYDPATGGYIGPDGRPYIQADLVPGTAGNQTWQTMLLPPGS from the coding sequence ATGCGACTCGACAGGCGAATGCAGATCCAGCTCGTGCTGTTCACGATCGTCGCTGTGGTCGCGATGAGCGTGATGGCGCTGCACTTCATGAAGCTGCCCGCCAAGCTCTTCGGTGTCGGCCGGTACACGGTCACGATGCAGCTGGCCCAAACAGGCGGTCTCTACAGCGGCGGCAATGTGACCTACCGCGGTACCGAGGTGGGACGGGTCGAAGCGGTGCGTTTGACCCCGGTGGGCGTGGAGGCCGTGCTGTCGCTGAAGTCCGGTATCGACGTTCCGTCCGACCTGCAGGCCGAGGTGCACAGCCAGTCGGCGATCGGTGAGCAGTACGTTGCGCTGTTGCCGCGCAACGGCGATGCCCGGCCACTGCGCGACGGCGACGTCATCACACTCGCGGACACGTCGGTGCCGCCCAACGTCAACACGCTGCTCGCCGACGCGAACGCCGGACTCAGGGCGATACCGCGGGACAATCTGAAGGTCGTCATCGACGAGTCTTACACGGCGGTCGGTGGGCTCGGCTCGGAACTGTCCCGGATCGTCGACAGTTCCACCGATCTCGCCATCGAGGCACGCGAGCACCTCGACCCGCTGATCACCTTGATCGACCAGGCGCAGCCCGTTCTGGATTCGCAGACCCGCACCTCGGAAGCGATCCAGGCCTGGGCCTCGCAGGTGGCCACGGTGACCACACAGCTTCAGGAGCAGGACCAGACCGTAGCCCGGGTCATCGACGACGGCGGCGCGACAGCAGATTCGGTGCGCCAACTCGTCGACCGGATCACGCCGACGCTGCCCCTCATGCTGGCCAACCTGGTCAGCGTGGGGGAGGTGGCGGTGACCTACCACGACAACATCGAACAGCTTCTCGTGCTGTTCCCGGCCGTCGTGTCGGCTGCTCAGGCCGGGCTGGTGGCCAACGTCGACACCAAACAGGATTACCGGGGCCAATACCTCAGCTTCAACCTGAACATCAACCTGCCGCCGCCGTGCACCACCGGCTTTCTGCCTGCGCAGCAGCAACGTTCGGCGGTGTTCGAGGATGCGCCCGAACGTCCTGCTGGCGACCTGTACTGCCGGGTACCGCAGGATTCGTCACTCAATGTCCGTGGAGCACACAACATCCCGTGTGCAACGCGGCCGGGGAAGCGCGCTCCCACGGCGGCGATGTGCGAGAGCGACGAGACCTATGTGCCGCTCAACGACGGGTACAACTGGAAGGGTGATCCGAACGCGACGGCGTCGGGGCAGCCGGTTCCGCAGCTTCCGCCGGGAACCGGGTCGGGTCCTGCGCTGCCTGCGGCCGCGTACGACCCGGCGACCGGTGGGTACATCGGGCCCGACGGTCGGCCCTACATCCAGGCAGACCTGGTCCCCGGCACTGCAGGGAACCAGACATGGCAGACGATGCTGCTACCGCCGGGGAGCTGA
- a CDS encoding nuclear transport factor 2 family protein, whose translation MTASVTESRNIEATKAIYAAVPAGDLPAALDLMDPDVRITYYGVDAIPYAGDYRGIDEAVAFFTKVGETIAITEMEAWKFIAQGDDLAAWGRQRFRRLATGFEWESEFAHIITLRDGRWLHFRDFMNSALTLQAFTR comes from the coding sequence ATGACCGCGTCGGTCACTGAGTCGCGCAATATCGAAGCGACGAAGGCGATTTACGCCGCGGTGCCGGCGGGTGACCTCCCGGCTGCGCTCGATCTGATGGACCCCGACGTGCGCATCACCTACTACGGCGTCGACGCGATCCCCTACGCGGGTGACTATCGCGGCATCGACGAAGCCGTGGCGTTCTTCACAAAGGTGGGTGAAACGATCGCCATCACCGAGATGGAGGCGTGGAAGTTCATCGCACAGGGTGACGACCTGGCGGCCTGGGGCCGCCAGCGGTTCCGCCGACTTGCCACGGGTTTCGAGTGGGAATCGGAGTTCGCACACATCATCACGCTGCGTGACGGTCGCTGGCTTCACTTCCGGGACTTCATGAACTCCGCGCTCACGCTGCAGGCGTTCACCCGTTGA